The Nicotiana tomentosiformis chromosome 2, ASM39032v3, whole genome shotgun sequence genome includes the window CACTCGTTTGAAAAACTATTCTATGTAAAAGTAGCAATGCAAATAATAGTGCTAACTTTTGGCACAAGTGCCAGCTTGCAATCATATCCTCATCACATTTTTGCTGATTTCAAGGTCTAATACTGAGTTTTTACACATGGATTTTATATCTGTGTGACGACTTTAACACATAAAGTGATGCTATCACTTTAACTGTTATTTAGTTTGAGCGAAATATTCTTAGGATCAAAAGCAAGTAATTGAAATACCTCATTACTTAGCAAATGGGATGCTAGTGCCATCATGCTCTGTTTCAATAGTTTTTGGTCACGCACCATGGCTTCTCGACTTTTCCGCTCCTCCTCAAGCTGAATCTTTACTTCCTTTAGCTGGCATTCTACACTCTCTCTTTTACGACGTTCTTCTTCCACCTCTTTTTGTTGTGCTTGCAGTTTCTCTTGAATTCCATTCATGGATTTCCTACTTGTTAACTTAACTACTGATCCTTGACCACGGCAATAACTTGATGTTTCTCCAACAAATTTCACAAATGCAGCATTAACAACCAAGTCCAAATCAGTATCCTCTTCAATTTCTTGAATTTGTTCAGCAACATATTCTTTCACCTTATCCTACAAATTTTTTTATACCGGCTCTAACTTTCAATATTTATTTCTATGGACTCACATTCTAGGAATAAGGATAAGAGTTTCGCACGTACATTTAATTCCGCAGAGGCATCATTAATCCAATGTCCGTTCTTCATGTGAGTCAATTCCCAAAATTTCTGCAAGTTTGGCTCTTTTCCGGTGCTTGTATTTCTCTACTAAAACCAATCAAATTAtgttattaaataaaaaataactaaaattcatcaaaataaagACATATGTTACCTGTTCAAAAGATACCGCCTGGAAGGATTTTCTGCCGCAAATATGATTCATTTCTTGTTTTCCCTTATTGGTTTTGTTAAGCTCACTCATTCTCTATATTAAATTGAATTCGTAAATATATTTCTTGATGAACTATAAGAAGTAgaacaagaaaataaataatttgcAAAGTTAAATcaatttaattttggcatatcCTAATTAATTACCTTAAAAGTATCAGAATCGAAATATTCAACCAGGAATCTCCATTCAGCTTCATTAACATCGGGTGGCATGTTCTGCAAGCATTCTTCCTTTGTAGCATATTTCTTGAAATGATCATTGAGCCTACTACGACGATATCTATATAAATTATTAGCTGTTTTAAGGATAGTATCCCGATTGTGTTGTGTGTCTGGAAGTTGGAAGGTATCctgaattcaaaaaaaaaaaactaaagtgAGCTTACTTAAAATAGAATTTCGATTTTCTGCCAATGAACCAAGGGATGTTCGGAGTCATCTTTTCTAAAGTTGGTTTATCAGTATACTTTATTTGTATACTTATATTGAGAATTTTCTTATGTGTGCTGGACCAGCAAGAAAATTCTAAGGGAACATAGTGAATTACCAGCATATGGGCACAAATCCTATCTTTTGCAATATCAGGAACTTCCTTCCAATTCTTGACATCATGCCTAGCATTATGCATAACTTTAACAGAGAGCTCGGTAACGAAATCATTAGCTCCAGGACCTACTGCTACAGTTCGATCTGGTGGAATaatcaccttcaacttttcattgTCACTATCTTTGTGTTTCTTTTGGATTGAAAGCCCTGTAGTCTTCCCTCTTCCTTTTCTCTTTTTACCTTTATCTATATATGAAAATACTTAGATGTATAGTAAACATAACATATATAAGCTAGAGATTTTATAGGGCTCGATTTTAACAAATGAATTTACTTACCTGACGATGGATTTGAGATTACATCAGCAGTTCCATCATTATTAGAAACATGCACATCTGTCATCATGATAGGCTGTAACACATATTAAAAGGAATTATATTATTGGAGACTAACTTTATTCGAATTCCCTAAAGCAACATCTTCATTAGTATCTTCTCCTTTTCTTATCATCCATCTTTTTTCACCACATTTAGGGCATTGCTCAAGATTCGCATATTCCTTTCTATATAAAATGCAATTATTAATACATGCATCTATCTTCACATAATCTAGTCCCAAACCTTTAACTATCTTTTGAACTTCATAGATAGAATTCGGGAGTACATTTCCTTTGGGTAAAACATCACTCAATAATTTCAATAAAGAGTCAAATGAGGTATTACTCCAGCCATGTAGACACTTCATTTGAAAAAGATGCATTACAAAAGAGAGTTTGGAGAATCTTTCACAATCAGGATATAGCTTTTGCTCTGCATCTTTTAATAACCTATAGAAAATTTTAGCTTCTGTATTAGGCTCTTCGCAACTAAACTCATTGTTCTCATCAAACTCATGACTATTAGTGGGAATACTATGATACAAGTCATGTAACATTTCAAAAGTGGAAGCATCATCATTTCCTATATCTGAATTTATACTAGCATTTGTTCCATCATCCGAAGATGAATCCAGCTCACCATGATAAATCCACCTATCATATGTTGAATCAATTCCTCGCCTAAGTAAATCTGTCTTCACTTCTTCTCGTGTTTTCCAAAGAACATTATTACACTTAATACATGGACATTGGATTCTTACACCAACATTAGGATTAGAAAAtgcaaagtttaaaaaatattccaCAACATTCAAGTATTGAGGTAACGTCCTATTCTTGATGAATATCCAGCTCTTATCCATCATCTAATTAcctacaataaaataaaaaagtaaaactaTATGATTaaccttctttctattttttattgTCTATTGTATCAGAAACAAATGATTGAGAAATGCTTAGAAACATAAGGCTTTGAATCTGGGGAGAGTAagatgtacgcagtcttacccctaCACTggaaggatagagaggttgtttccgatagaccctcgagctaaagaaaagatgaaaagaagTAATAGCAACAAGTAGAACCCCTCTAATGAATTAGCTTACCAGATTCAACACCACTAACTATTGCAAGATTGTCCAATTTGCAGTCAAAATCTTTCAGTACAATGTCAAACTGAACTTAACCAGAAACAAACTAATAACAAGATATGTTTAATTTAGAAACATTAAGATGCATGCATAAACTTCATATAGCAAAAAGATCAAAATTTTAACCAAAGGAAAAGATTtagaaaaatatatcaaaaaccACAAAGCATTAATTTGGATACACACTAAGTTGAAACAGAGAATAAAAAGTCCAAAAAAGTCAAGAACCAAAACCAAGAATTAATTAAGAAACCAgagatcatgaatacaatgaCTTGCTTGATTATTTGCATACTTATTAGAGAAAAGAGATCAAATGTGCGGAAATAGGTTTTTTAACAGCACATGTCGGTACAGTCTTAACTGCGATAAGCCCTCTATGAGGTCTGAACTTTGCGTCAGTTGGATTATGTTACTTTGCATCAGTTGGATTATGTTCACTTCAAATAATCAAGAGATGCAACTACTTAGGC containing:
- the LOC104088010 gene encoding nuclear matrix constituent protein 1a-like; the protein is MMTDVHVSNNDGTADVISNPSSDKGKKRKGRGKTTGLSIQKKHKDSDNEKLKVIIPPDRTVAVGPGANDFVTELSVKVMHNARHDVKNWKEVPDIAKDRICAHMLDTFQLPDTQHNRDTILKTANNLYRYRRSRLNDHFKKYATKEECLQNMPPDVNEAEWRFLVEYFDSDTFKRMSELNKTNKGKQEMNHICGRKSFQAVSFEQRNTSTGKEPNLQKFWELTHMKNGHWINDASAELNDKVKEYVAEQIQEIEEDTDLDLVVNAAFVKFVGETSSYCRGQGSVVKLTSRKSMNGIQEKLQAQQKEVEEERRKRESVECQLKEVKIQLEEERKSREAMVRDQKLLKQSMMALASHLLSNENGVSAGILNIISNLNGSDESSCSRLMDDIMVVLQQAVLISDSSTLFSANLVSPTSFRGHVSFDSHVLYFEI